The genomic DNA AGCAGAAAAACCAGCACCTCATTAAAATAGGTGTCCATGCAGGCCAATTTGATCAAAGGAGGGATCTCACAGAAGAAGtgattgatttcattgggaccaCAGAAAGGTAGCCTGGCTATGAAGAACGTATGTAACATTGAGTAGACAAAACCACCTATCCATATAGCAATGGCAGAGCACATACAAGTCCTGTGGTTCATGATGGTTGTGTAGTGCAAAGGCTGGCATATTGCCATGTAGCGGTCATAAGCCATCAGGGCAAGAAGCAAAGATTCAGATCCAGCAAAGGAGATGAGAAAGTACAGCTGGGCCATGcaactggagaaggaaagagatttAATCTTGGCAACCAACGTCACTAGCATATTGGGGAGAGTGACGGAAGAGTACGAGATGTCTAAGAGAGACAAGTTGATCAGAAAAAAGTACATAGGAGTGTGGAGAGTGGTATCCACCCAGATAGCCAAGCAAATGGAGAGGTTGCCAGCCAAGGTCAGCAGGTAGATAATCAGGAAGCTCATGAAGAGTAACGGCTGCATTTCTGGGAAGCTCGAGAGGCCCAGGAGTCTGAATTCTGTCACTGTGCTTTGATTGTTCATGTTTGTCACTTTACCTGCATGCAGGGACAAAtaagatgaatatattcagttGAAAACAACATGCGGATAATACAAGACAGTGGAACGGAGAGAAGGTATATGTATGCTAAACATATGTTCCACCATCTCTTCCTTTTCGGACCACATTCTGTAGTTCAGGGAGCATTTCTGTCTATCAAGCTCTTTGGAACATAATTAAGCCTTAAGCACTTAcgtttattataattattatcattattacttcTAGATATATTCACATGTAACAACATAAATAATAACACTTGATGTTCAATATTTATTCTGGCTGCACAGTCCTAATTTACATCAATCTATCATGGAAATTCAGCAGCTACCCAAAGTTCATATTCTCTGTTTTGATATTTTTCCATCTTAATGAcagatgcttttaaaataaaggtttaaagCTCCTGTTAAAATGGTAACTTCTTAATAGGGCTGGTGGACATTTTTCTGCCCAAAAAACTCTACAAGCACATTCTGGAATCCATCGTGATTCAGGAGAGAaagtgcatgcttaaagttaaacaaatGTTTAAGCGTTTTCCTCAGTATGGATGGATTAATTTCTTATTCCCTGGGCAAGTTGGGCAGCAGTGACCCTGAGATGgttgatttcagagtagcagccgtgttagtctgtatccgcaaaaagaagaacaggagtacttgtggcaccttagagactaacaaatttattagagcataagctttcgtggactacagcccacttcttcggatgcatccgaagaagtgggatgtagtccacgaaagcttatgctctaataaatttgttagtctctaaggtgccacaagtactcctgttcttctttttgagatggTTGAGTTtgggatcctcacaaaaggaagaaaagagagtagcaaaatatggaccctggacttcagaaaagtagactttgactcccttagggaactgttgggcaggatcccctgggaggctaatatgagtgggaaaggagtccaggaaagctggctgtattttaaagaagcctcacTGAGAGTGCAGGAACAATGTGACAGATGatttggaaaaagctgaagtactcagtgctttttttgccttggtcttcacagacaaggtcagctcccacactgttgtcctgggcaacacaggatgaagaggaggtgagcagccctcggtggtgaaagaacaggttaaggactatttagaaaagctggacatgtacaAGTtcctgggtccagatctaatgcatctgagggtgctgagggaattggctgatgtgattgcacagccattgcccattatctttaaaaacttgtggtgatcaggggaggtcctagacaattggaaaaaggcaaatatcatgcccatcttttaaaaagggaagaaggagaacccaggaaactacagcctcacctcagtccctggaaaaatcatggaccagatcctaacagaaaccattttgaagcacttggaggagaggaaggtgatcaggaacagtcaacatggattcaccaagagcaagtcatgcctgaccaacctgattgccttctatgatgagataactggctctgtggatatggggaaagcagtcgatgtgatatatcttgactttagcaaagctttcaaCACGGTCTCCCACTATATTCTTGtcagcaaattaaaaaagaatggattggatgaatggactgtgaGGTGgaaagaaagctggctagattgtcgggcccAATGGGTAGTGATGAATGGcttgatatctagttggcagccggtattaagtggagtgccccaggggttggtcctggggccagttttgttcaacatctttattaattatgtggttgatgggatggattgcaccctcagcaagttcgcagatgacactaagctggggggagagatagatacgctggagggtagggatagggtccagagtaacctagacaaattggaggattgggccaaaagaaatctgataaggttcaacaaggacaagagcagagtcctgcacttagaatggaagaatcccatgcacagctacaggctggagaccaactggctaagcagcagttctgcagaaaaggacctggagattacagtggatgagaagctggatgagtcagcagtgtgcccttgttgccaagaaggctaaaggcatattgggctgcattagtaggagcattgccagcagattgagggaagtaattattctcctctattcggcacaGGTGTGGCCACGTCTGGAGCATTGCATCTAGTTTTCAGCCCCCCACttcagaaagaatgtggacaaattggagagagtccaccagagggcaacaaaaatgattagggggctgggacatataacttataaggagaggctgaggtaaccgggcttgtttagtctgcagaagagaagagtgaggggggatttgatatcagccttcaactacctgaatgggggttccaaagtggatggagctcagctgttctcagtggtggcagatgacgaaacaaggaacaatggtctcaagctaCAGTAGGAGAggtcaggttggatattaggaaacactatttcactaggagagtggtgaagcactggaatgggttacctagggaggtggcggaatctccatccttagagctttttaaggactgttttgacaaagccctggctgggatgatttagttggtgttgatcctgctttgagcagcgggttcaactagatgaccttctgaggtctcttccaaccgtaagcttctatgattcttttagtCCCCTTTGAAAATTTCTCAGCATTGGTACCTCACTttgccatctgtacaatggggatttaCCATTTCACACCTCACAGAAATAAATCTAAACATTAATTGAAATTCTAAAGCAAAACTTGTTTTAtctttcaaattcaaattttaaaaaatatttttcatatgaaagtggaacaattttaatCCCTTCCTGTGTGAAAATTTTTTCCATCTTACTTTTGAGAAAGAGATTTATTTcttctttgttcttttaaaaatgttttaaaaatcctttcacaagcacagaatatttttaatttcactgaaaatgtaaaaaatggaaaatcacaccataaaaacaaagaaatgaattAACAAAAATCTTTCAAATTATGCATTTCCTCAcaatgttttctatttttttgaTAAGCACTAATtaattcataaaatattttaaatatgttcaGATATATGGGAAAATCAAACAGATTTGGCAGAGTTTGAAAGCAAAACACCTATATGTCTTTGCATGACTGGGGTCTTAAATACATATTCTCTGCAAAATTATGAACTGCACTTCTACTTCTTCttcaaatctattatttttcatCCCTCGCTGTACTTTTTTTTGTCAATGAAACTATAAATGAAATGTTAACTACGGTCTGTACTTTTCACAGAGAAAGGATAGACACTGTTCTGCACCTTGGTGTTTTCGTGCAGGGGGTCACGTATTCCGATATTAAACAAATTGTTTCTTTCTGAcatacacttacctacatgctccAGTCACCATGTGCTTTCCATGAGGCAGCAGATCTCCCAAAGAAAACAGACCTTGAAAAATTCAGTTTCTGAAAACCTTCTGGTGGTTGTCCTTTCTCCTGAGCCTTGGAGATGTTCTAATTGGTCTCCTCACATTTCTGATGACACAGATTGCTGCAGGATAGTTGTTCTGCTTAATCTGCAAAGAGTTGATTCAAGGAGCATTTATAAATTATAGACCCACAGATGTAAGTGATGGTTAAGACTCCCTTGAGTGTCTTGCCCATTCTCTTGACTCAGTAGAAGGACTGTTTCCTACAGAATCCTCATGTGCTTTCTCCtatctaattttaaatgtcaacAACCTTGATCATGTAACTTTCTAAGGTTTCCCAGTGGGCATTGTTAAAAAGTTAATAGTATTTCACCATCAAGGCCTTGAGCTATCCTTTCACTGAAGTCTATAGCATATCTTCCAGTGCTTTGAACCTGAAAAGGAACACACCTGGATTGTGGTTAAAGCAGTGGAGTGGAGGTCAGAAAACCTTAGCTCAATTCTATCCATCTGAAGCAGATCCTCTTTGTGTCTTTGAACAAGTCACTCaggcagatttgtaaaggtatttaggcacctagtgggatttcaaAAGTAACTAGGTGCCAAACACCCATTGGAACCAATGAGTTTTAGACACCCGGATGCTATTGAAAATCCCTCCAagtacctttacaaatctggttttctgtgccttggtttacccatctttaaaatggagataatcatCTTTCCGTtctttcttatttatttagaCTGGTATTTTTAAAGGCCCCTAAGGGAGTTAAGTACTCAGCTTTCTACAGTTATATGCTCTATCTTAACCACAAGTAACAAGCTCAGTGAAGGAATTTCTTGGTGAAAATCTctagcctgtgctatgcaggtggTCAGAAGTAGATGATTTTCATGATTCCTTCTGAACCCAAAATTTATGCATCTacaaaatctaatttattttcaATAGCAGTTGGGCACTTAACTGCCCTAAGCGTCTTTGATAAATCTTAGATTAGAAGGTTTTTGGAgtatataaaatatgtatatacaATGACTAGGAGAATGGACTCCTGACCTCATTTGGGACTTTTACTTGTATATAATAAAGAATATATGTTTCTTTCACTAGATGTTTATTTCTCTGTCAGCAGATCTATATCTGTGCCAACAGATGGTGGCTACATTCTTTTTGCTATCTGGGGAAATTTCCTTAGGCTAAAATTTCCAAACATGAAGATCTACAGTTAAGCATACAGGTGCTTAAGTGACTCACAATGTGACTCAGTCACCTAAATCCCTGTTTTAGCCTTCACTGCAACCCACAAAACTCCGGCCAAAAACTTGGTGCCTAAGTTTTCAGGGTCAAATTTCCCTAGGCACCTCTGTTTCTGCCACTGGGTATGGGCAGTCCTGGCTCACTCTAGGAGTCcagacacctaactcccacaTAAGCCCCAGTATGATAGGTGAACTGGCATAAGATAGGCAGGCAAAGACCTATTTAGTGTGCAGGACCTGATCCAATAGGCATGCTCAgtataaagtattaaataaagctttca from Malaclemys terrapin pileata isolate rMalTer1 chromosome 12, rMalTer1.hap1, whole genome shotgun sequence includes the following:
- the LOC128846704 gene encoding olfactory receptor 1019-like, whose product is MNNQSTVTEFRLLGLSSFPEMQPLLFMSFLIIYLLTLAGNLSICLAIWVDTTLHTPMYFFLINLSLLDISYSSVTLPNMLVTLVAKIKSLSFSSCMAQLYFLISFAGSESLLLALMAYDRYMAICQPLHYTTIMNHRTCMCSAIAIWIGGFVYSMLHTFFIARLPFCGPNEINHFFCEIPPLIKLACMDTYFNEVLVFLLSGAVGGSCFLLISTSYAYILSTIMKIHSAQGRRKAFSTCASHLLTVLLFYGPGFFTYLSPSSSYSMDIGKVVSVFYTVVTPMLNPMIYSLRNKDVEAAFKKAIGRSRK